A portion of the Mesobacillus sp. AQ2 genome contains these proteins:
- a CDS encoding carboxypeptidase regulatory-like domain-containing protein, with the protein MGRLSKQKTARKLWAVILAFIMVFSTFSSQLAIAASQKPASFSKEELVLEKKREKEYESGNTGENETKSADHKELTNLLDGLGIEPPPLKGDKQTAAEKEKDAVLLKAFEREQVIDVIIRMKDQPDLNKIYPQVKEKKNRAEKIKSIQDHLKEKADNSQKGLQQALSAMETKGKAKKKETLWIINGITASVTKEALDELKKREDIAEISLDETLSLPEVTVEESPPRLPEWGLEKIYAPKVWGQYGLKGKGIVVGIMDSGVDGNHEALKKNYRGRDGNGQYSWIDLSGQGYKTPNDGFGHGTHVAGTAVGGGDGEPIGVAPEAEWIAAKIFNDGGSTTLSAIHQAFQWFMAPGGDPSKAPDVVNNSWGNANTYNLEFYEDVKAWVSAGIFPAFAAGNDGPGSQTIGSPGSFPETFAVGATDIYDQTAYFSSRGPVFWKDENGNEHRLIKPDISAPGHKIYSAWPSKRNEGKYNTISGTSMATPHVTGAVALLLQANPSLTVDQIKETLKQTVRVEPHMGTLPNDSYGSGIINIYQAVTETAFAGELAGKLTDKAGKPIPGKLEVAEEGLSYDIGKDGTFKFKIREGSHKVKVTSFGYKDLQFTIQLKKGETESVNWVLENADTFSVKGNVSIEDGETIPFAFVRVKGTPLSTYRTDASGKFEVKNLPAGKYVLQISGEGITGLAKEIEVSKDLSLELKVKANATLTKKEWSMANGNMHRNAVSGNAIDLDALVEGWNYDTGGKGKILFSTPATAKGKLILVTDSGSVIAVDAVTGIELWTVKIGSSNRSSPTIEGDKVYLSGGQDGKMYALDLKSGSIVWTANTGAIGVYESPLYIDGTLFVASDLGDQAKLIALNAETGKKKWIVELGGPAYFGPSAGDGMLFIGSYDNQKLRALRVEDGSEVWSKTLVNEGIASKPVYDKGTLYVAGTNFNTEGGTLYALDAKTGEEKWKAGGIGDTQAGSPIVYENIVVIGSAVQPALRAFDSNTGEELWNNRAVGTTLNNGSVSANGLLFFAGTSGNLSVIDVYTGERLKDFSLPVYSTSGIPILPGQIFVPYQNGVQSYNSPASVKGTLKDTGGNAIKGTVTVAETGNSIETDKNGEFLLKQTPGDYTIRISSYGKKQITEQVGLSSGYVLTKDYELEDAAKGSISILVKDQRTGKPVEGAGIELKGSPVKGQTDSKGLFSVEEVFEGTFTVSISMKGFKAGSKEIVVKAGENADMTFELQPIDIAVLNDYKSEITTMLNVNGYTAEEREWDVIEEIGRYKVIYLNGGYGSDGIKPTEAQFKDLVDKAEANDVSIIFTDQWGSNYGSIHHLKDFYNNPKELGHDYDVGEIRIQVEAEHPIFKGYKAGDRINVLERNADFAWFNDYSGRTIGKIGSTDQGFVGAGIAYNAVSEDSAHLLLSSHATVPWKSSKAWLRGQQQILFNSIDYLYNVKYGKVTGKITNSSGQPIEASIEVLETGVKAETDENGSFTIFHDEGTFKLEVRSKGLGSKSETITVANESPATVQIALGESEKGDLEGSVKDSVSGMELSDVLVSVKNQAGEIVEQVQTATNGRYKISGLAEEVFEITFSKEGYITNKQSIDVARHTGDLDIKIIPMPSVGVVGDYYSTDKNFKALFKEIGVEVRDVQPADLIEKMNEFDVIFFNDPSSSALNDEMFAAADKAQTSLIFGDAVWGGGIKQLVSYRNDPKELKTIRKTTEAAQYKVLEEHPVFNGAKEEELVEILSPAASYIGYFKDYSGYPLAEIKHEGSDVPHGLGMAYKPRSAGSAELLMSGHGFGYYHGAKDYTEEGKQLLINSVLWAANVEYPVISGKVVDEQGNPLKADIKVKGQPFQTQSSNEDGGFTIAILPGEYEIEISAYGYGARTVKASAEVDSEPKEVILSPAENVGVISGTVEDSMDGNALEGAKVTILGKPREAVTNLQGQYVITKVEPGDYTARIEKDGYVRQDVSLKVTDKQKVSLSVKLRPSPTIGVIVDLTASGTSYKQYLEERGYKVLYLNYQDIEKLDEVDVVFANSDYAPSLVPSKEDFLAFQKALDEKRKSVIWTGQAGGRGSIRYLQEFNQDPKTIFEHNNKAGAQGVVLEDHPLTTGFNTGDIIEIPGKSGYYYGFDGYSGKTVVDFSHTATGEKGSMVAYKGRTIDSVEILLANMTISHVFKPNDSFDPARERLLNNALNWALDEKDALVGELLGTVQNENGPVMASIKVKETGKTYQTDDKGNFFAAFEEGTYSLTVEAFGHESKDFTITISNGQAVTEAFAIKPVNSGILAGKIVDASTKEEIAGANVEVIGTPVTVKTNEEGNYQTTLPAGTYEVRVIATGYSPIYQSVEITEGQQTDFNASLIESEKIAILANPTQKDRIMPFLETNGYDIEFYPYKEYERLIENMQNYKAVIVNDTYMNEDRFKAMVEKANENEVSMIFTANYGGTIGDLSNAYGDPESLERSYVDREISLKVAEDHPILKGFNKGDEVQLLVNPKGVVQYSVYSNYSGTTLASLTNPNKGELGSTIGYKFSSSNSVHILLSALQISAYGHPNDRWTENAKKVYLNAIDYALTASQGEITGEVKDSQGKPIAGAFVTIEGTSHKTTTNKAGQYKFGIGVGEYNLKVQARGFKEQTKEAKVEDVGSRVELHFTLEAIDGSELKGAITSKKSKKPIADAQLILIPKDEPDFKTESSAKDDGTYLFKDLLPGDYTLQVTVDGYLKESFEFTIGSDDLEFNLELNPFEAAVLGDVNGALSKLLNEQKLYAEEKGWDILGNVEKYEIILVNTSKGTREQFQQLIEESDEHKTSLVFTGTWGVDEGSIPVLNELVGSPEIDQQGYNEGAVYIDGVDGHPIFDGISFDEDGLVKIHTAKSPYSTFKNYSGVPLSSLYIDSERKGNSIEFEFRSKEHMHLLMSSFAVTNMIGPDYGWTKNGRKLFVNALRWSKDAEQEIPEEPLWDQEEMMVKGEPALVKGTATNGTSVNIYEKRGNEIFLIDSVKTGRDGIFQAELNLDNGIHTLIAETENYAGKTKAIKAMKLIVTGKPEKKDKAS; encoded by the coding sequence TTGGGAAGATTATCGAAGCAAAAGACTGCTAGAAAGCTCTGGGCGGTAATACTGGCATTCATAATGGTATTTTCGACTTTTTCATCACAGCTAGCCATTGCTGCATCACAGAAGCCAGCTAGTTTTTCAAAAGAAGAACTCGTACTGGAGAAAAAACGGGAAAAAGAATATGAATCAGGCAATACAGGAGAGAATGAAACTAAGTCAGCAGACCATAAAGAGCTGACGAACCTGTTAGATGGACTGGGCATTGAACCGCCACCATTGAAAGGTGATAAACAAACAGCTGCTGAAAAGGAAAAGGATGCTGTTCTCCTTAAAGCCTTTGAAAGGGAGCAAGTAATTGATGTCATCATCAGGATGAAGGACCAACCTGATCTCAATAAGATTTATCCCCAGGTAAAAGAAAAGAAAAACCGGGCAGAAAAAATAAAATCAATTCAAGACCACCTCAAAGAAAAAGCGGACAATTCCCAAAAGGGATTACAACAGGCACTATCAGCAATGGAGACAAAGGGAAAAGCCAAAAAGAAAGAGACTCTATGGATTATCAATGGAATAACCGCTTCCGTCACAAAGGAAGCTCTGGATGAACTGAAAAAACGTGAAGATATTGCGGAAATCTCCCTTGATGAAACCCTCAGCTTACCTGAGGTGACTGTGGAAGAGTCTCCCCCGCGACTGCCTGAATGGGGACTCGAAAAAATCTATGCTCCTAAAGTGTGGGGACAATACGGGTTAAAAGGAAAAGGGATTGTTGTTGGTATCATGGATTCCGGAGTAGATGGAAACCACGAAGCTCTAAAGAAAAATTACCGCGGTCGGGACGGAAACGGTCAGTATTCCTGGATTGACCTGTCAGGTCAGGGGTATAAAACGCCAAATGACGGATTTGGCCATGGAACGCACGTAGCGGGTACTGCCGTTGGCGGAGGAGACGGAGAGCCGATCGGCGTAGCACCTGAAGCTGAATGGATTGCCGCCAAAATTTTCAACGACGGCGGTTCGACAACACTATCAGCCATCCATCAGGCATTCCAATGGTTCATGGCTCCAGGCGGGGACCCTTCAAAGGCTCCGGATGTGGTCAATAATTCATGGGGGAATGCCAATACTTATAATCTCGAATTTTATGAAGATGTCAAAGCATGGGTATCAGCAGGGATATTCCCAGCTTTCGCAGCTGGAAACGATGGCCCTGGCTCACAAACAATCGGTTCACCGGGAAGTTTTCCGGAAACTTTCGCGGTCGGGGCAACGGATATTTATGATCAAACAGCTTATTTCTCAAGTCGGGGTCCGGTTTTTTGGAAGGATGAGAATGGAAATGAGCATAGACTTATCAAACCGGATATCTCTGCGCCTGGCCACAAGATCTATTCAGCATGGCCATCCAAGCGAAATGAAGGAAAATACAATACAATCAGCGGTACTTCGATGGCCACTCCTCATGTCACAGGGGCAGTCGCGCTTTTATTGCAGGCGAATCCCAGCCTGACAGTCGACCAGATAAAAGAAACACTTAAACAGACTGTCAGAGTTGAACCGCATATGGGTACTCTGCCCAATGATTCCTATGGCAGCGGAATCATCAATATTTATCAGGCTGTCACCGAAACAGCCTTTGCGGGTGAACTTGCCGGAAAGCTTACAGACAAGGCTGGAAAGCCAATACCAGGGAAACTTGAGGTTGCAGAAGAAGGGCTGTCCTATGACATTGGCAAAGATGGAACTTTCAAGTTCAAAATCAGGGAAGGCAGCCATAAGGTTAAGGTCACTTCCTTTGGCTATAAGGATTTGCAATTCACAATACAGCTGAAGAAGGGCGAAACAGAATCTGTGAACTGGGTATTGGAGAATGCAGATACTTTTAGTGTAAAAGGAAATGTATCAATTGAGGACGGGGAAACAATCCCTTTTGCCTTTGTAAGGGTAAAAGGAACTCCTCTATCCACTTATCGAACGGATGCAAGCGGAAAGTTTGAGGTCAAGAATCTGCCAGCAGGAAAGTATGTTCTGCAGATTTCGGGTGAAGGAATAACTGGCCTGGCAAAGGAGATAGAAGTCAGCAAGGATCTCTCTCTTGAACTGAAGGTCAAAGCGAACGCCACACTGACAAAAAAAGAATGGAGTATGGCGAATGGGAATATGCACAGGAATGCAGTATCCGGAAATGCCATAGACCTGGATGCGCTTGTTGAAGGATGGAACTACGATACAGGAGGTAAAGGAAAAATTTTATTTTCCACTCCTGCAACAGCCAAAGGGAAATTGATTCTGGTTACCGACAGCGGGTCTGTTATTGCAGTGGATGCTGTAACCGGAATAGAGCTATGGACAGTGAAAATTGGAAGCTCGAATAGGTCTTCACCAACGATAGAAGGAGACAAAGTCTATCTTTCAGGCGGGCAGGACGGAAAGATGTATGCACTCGATTTAAAATCAGGCAGCATTGTATGGACTGCAAACACAGGTGCAATAGGAGTCTATGAATCTCCTTTATACATTGATGGGACACTGTTTGTTGCTTCCGATCTTGGAGATCAAGCAAAGCTGATTGCGTTGAATGCTGAAACAGGCAAAAAGAAATGGATCGTCGAACTTGGAGGCCCTGCCTATTTCGGGCCAAGTGCAGGCGACGGGATGCTATTTATCGGCAGCTATGATAATCAAAAACTAAGAGCTCTTCGTGTAGAAGACGGAAGCGAAGTATGGAGCAAAACTCTTGTAAATGAAGGAATTGCATCCAAGCCGGTATACGATAAAGGAACACTATATGTTGCAGGTACCAATTTCAATACAGAAGGCGGCACACTTTATGCCCTTGATGCGAAAACGGGCGAAGAAAAGTGGAAAGCAGGCGGAATTGGAGATACTCAGGCTGGGTCTCCAATCGTCTATGAAAATATCGTTGTGATCGGTTCAGCTGTACAGCCTGCATTGCGCGCTTTTGACTCGAATACTGGCGAGGAACTCTGGAACAACCGGGCTGTCGGAACGACGCTGAACAATGGTTCTGTATCTGCTAATGGGCTTCTGTTTTTTGCAGGCACAAGCGGAAACCTATCTGTCATTGATGTGTATACCGGTGAAAGATTGAAGGATTTCAGCCTTCCAGTTTACAGTACTTCTGGTATACCGATCCTGCCAGGACAAATTTTCGTGCCTTACCAGAACGGTGTTCAAAGTTACAATTCACCAGCTTCTGTAAAAGGGACATTGAAAGATACAGGTGGGAATGCCATTAAAGGTACTGTTACTGTTGCCGAAACAGGAAATTCTATTGAAACAGATAAAAATGGAGAATTTCTGCTAAAACAGACTCCGGGAGATTATACGATCCGGATTTCATCTTACGGCAAAAAGCAAATTACCGAACAAGTTGGGTTATCTTCCGGGTATGTTTTAACAAAAGACTATGAACTTGAAGATGCAGCAAAAGGGTCAATCTCCATCCTGGTAAAAGACCAGCGAACTGGCAAGCCTGTAGAGGGAGCAGGGATTGAATTGAAGGGCTCACCAGTGAAAGGTCAAACAGACAGCAAAGGGTTATTTTCAGTTGAAGAAGTGTTTGAAGGAACCTTCACTGTGTCGATTTCTATGAAAGGATTTAAGGCTGGCAGCAAGGAAATCGTTGTAAAAGCCGGTGAAAATGCGGATATGACATTCGAATTGCAGCCAATTGATATTGCGGTCTTGAATGATTACAAGAGCGAAATCACCACCATGCTGAACGTTAATGGGTATACAGCTGAAGAGCGGGAATGGGACGTGATTGAGGAGATCGGCCGTTATAAAGTGATTTACTTGAATGGAGGCTATGGTTCAGATGGAATCAAGCCAACAGAGGCACAGTTTAAAGATTTAGTCGATAAAGCAGAAGCGAATGATGTCAGCATCATCTTCACCGACCAGTGGGGCTCAAATTATGGGTCCATTCATCATTTGAAAGACTTCTATAATAATCCTAAAGAGCTGGGCCATGATTATGATGTTGGGGAAATCAGAATCCAGGTTGAAGCTGAACATCCTATTTTCAAAGGATACAAAGCGGGGGACAGAATCAATGTGTTAGAAAGGAACGCTGATTTTGCCTGGTTCAACGATTATTCTGGAAGGACAATTGGAAAAATCGGAAGCACCGATCAGGGTTTTGTCGGGGCGGGTATCGCTTATAATGCTGTCTCCGAAGACAGTGCCCATTTATTGTTGTCAAGTCATGCTACAGTTCCGTGGAAATCATCGAAAGCATGGCTGCGAGGACAGCAGCAAATTTTGTTCAATAGCATTGACTACCTGTATAACGTGAAATATGGAAAGGTCACTGGTAAAATAACCAATTCATCCGGACAGCCTATTGAAGCATCTATCGAAGTATTGGAAACTGGCGTAAAAGCGGAAACTGACGAAAACGGAAGCTTTACCATTTTTCATGATGAAGGAACCTTTAAGCTGGAAGTGCGTTCGAAGGGATTGGGATCCAAGTCAGAGACAATCACAGTAGCCAATGAATCCCCAGCAACTGTTCAAATCGCACTTGGTGAATCAGAAAAAGGTGATCTGGAAGGCAGTGTCAAGGATTCAGTATCTGGCATGGAGCTTTCCGACGTCCTTGTTTCTGTGAAAAACCAGGCGGGAGAAATAGTAGAACAAGTACAGACCGCAACGAATGGACGTTATAAAATATCAGGATTAGCGGAAGAGGTATTTGAAATTACTTTCAGCAAGGAAGGATACATCACGAATAAGCAAAGCATTGATGTAGCACGTCATACTGGAGATTTGGATATCAAAATCATCCCTATGCCATCTGTCGGAGTTGTAGGTGACTACTATTCAACAGATAAAAACTTTAAGGCATTATTTAAAGAAATCGGGGTTGAAGTCAGGGATGTACAGCCTGCAGATTTAATTGAAAAGATGAATGAGTTTGATGTTATTTTCTTCAATGATCCGAGTTCATCAGCTTTAAACGATGAGATGTTTGCTGCTGCCGACAAAGCACAGACCAGCCTGATCTTTGGTGATGCGGTATGGGGTGGCGGAATCAAGCAGCTCGTGAGTTACAGGAATGATCCAAAAGAGCTGAAAACAATAAGGAAAACGACAGAAGCGGCTCAATATAAAGTTCTCGAAGAGCATCCTGTCTTCAATGGAGCAAAGGAAGAAGAATTGGTTGAAATCCTGTCCCCGGCTGCCAGCTATATCGGATATTTCAAGGACTACAGCGGTTATCCTCTGGCTGAAATCAAGCATGAAGGTTCTGATGTCCCTCATGGTCTTGGCATGGCTTATAAGCCACGGTCGGCCGGAAGTGCAGAATTGCTGATGAGCGGCCATGGTTTTGGTTATTATCATGGAGCGAAAGACTACACCGAGGAAGGAAAGCAGCTTTTGATCAACTCGGTATTATGGGCAGCCAATGTCGAGTATCCCGTAATCAGCGGGAAGGTTGTCGATGAACAAGGCAATCCATTGAAAGCGGATATCAAAGTAAAGGGACAGCCGTTCCAGACCCAGTCAAGCAACGAGGATGGGGGCTTCACGATCGCTATACTGCCAGGGGAATACGAAATTGAAATCAGTGCCTATGGGTATGGTGCAAGAACAGTGAAGGCTAGTGCAGAAGTGGATAGTGAACCAAAGGAAGTTATTCTTTCTCCAGCTGAGAATGTCGGAGTGATTTCTGGAACAGTTGAAGATTCCATGGATGGAAATGCGCTAGAGGGTGCCAAGGTAACCATCCTCGGAAAACCAAGAGAAGCAGTGACAAATTTGCAGGGACAATATGTTATCACCAAAGTTGAGCCGGGAGATTACACAGCAAGGATTGAAAAGGATGGATATGTACGCCAGGATGTCAGCCTGAAGGTGACTGATAAACAAAAAGTTTCCCTGAGTGTGAAATTACGTCCTTCACCAACAATAGGAGTGATCGTGGACCTGACTGCTTCGGGAACATCGTATAAGCAGTATCTTGAGGAAAGAGGTTACAAGGTGTTGTACCTCAATTATCAGGATATAGAAAAATTGGATGAGGTGGATGTTGTTTTCGCCAACTCGGATTATGCACCGAGCCTCGTCCCGTCAAAAGAGGATTTCCTCGCATTCCAAAAAGCCCTGGATGAAAAGCGTAAATCGGTCATTTGGACTGGCCAGGCTGGCGGAAGAGGTTCCATTCGCTATTTGCAGGAATTCAACCAAGATCCAAAGACAATCTTTGAACATAATAACAAAGCCGGAGCACAAGGGGTTGTACTTGAAGACCATCCATTGACAACAGGATTCAACACAGGGGATATTATCGAGATTCCAGGAAAATCGGGTTACTATTATGGCTTTGACGGTTATTCAGGTAAAACTGTCGTAGACTTCTCGCATACAGCAACCGGAGAAAAGGGCAGCATGGTCGCATACAAGGGCAGAACAATCGATTCAGTCGAAATCCTGCTCGCCAATATGACAATCAGCCATGTTTTCAAGCCGAATGATTCCTTTGACCCTGCAAGGGAGCGTCTCTTGAATAATGCACTGAACTGGGCACTCGACGAAAAAGACGCCCTTGTCGGGGAACTCCTGGGTACTGTCCAGAATGAGAATGGACCAGTCATGGCGTCGATCAAAGTAAAAGAAACGGGCAAAACTTATCAGACAGATGATAAAGGGAATTTCTTCGCCGCATTTGAGGAAGGAACTTATTCTCTGACTGTGGAAGCTTTTGGTCACGAATCAAAAGATTTTACCATCACAATTTCCAATGGTCAGGCAGTGACTGAAGCTTTCGCCATCAAACCTGTCAATTCCGGTATTCTGGCAGGTAAAATAGTTGATGCATCTACTAAAGAAGAGATTGCCGGGGCAAATGTCGAGGTAATTGGCACACCAGTGACCGTGAAGACAAATGAGGAAGGGAATTATCAGACGACACTGCCTGCAGGAACTTATGAAGTTAGAGTGATTGCGACAGGCTATAGCCCGATTTACCAGTCAGTCGAAATTACAGAAGGGCAGCAAACTGATTTTAATGCCTCTCTTATTGAATCCGAGAAGATTGCTATTCTTGCCAATCCTACTCAGAAGGATAGAATCATGCCGTTCCTTGAGACAAATGGTTATGATATTGAATTCTATCCATATAAGGAATACGAACGGTTGATAGAGAATATGCAAAATTATAAAGCAGTCATTGTCAATGACACTTACATGAATGAAGACCGCTTCAAGGCTATGGTTGAGAAGGCGAACGAAAATGAAGTCAGCATGATTTTCACTGCGAATTATGGAGGGACAATTGGTGATCTTAGCAACGCTTACGGTGATCCGGAATCCCTTGAAAGAAGTTACGTTGATAGAGAAATCAGTTTGAAAGTGGCAGAAGATCATCCTATCCTGAAAGGTTTCAATAAAGGGGATGAGGTCCAGCTCCTTGTAAATCCAAAAGGTGTTGTGCAGTACTCGGTGTATTCAAATTATAGTGGAACAACGCTTGCATCTCTGACGAATCCGAATAAGGGGGAGCTGGGAAGCACGATTGGCTATAAGTTCAGTTCATCGAATAGTGTCCACATCCTGCTTTCTGCACTACAAATTAGTGCATATGGCCACCCGAACGATCGCTGGACTGAAAATGCTAAAAAAGTATACTTGAATGCGATTGATTATGCGTTGACAGCAAGCCAGGGAGAGATTACTGGGGAAGTCAAGGACAGTCAAGGGAAGCCGATTGCAGGAGCTTTTGTCACCATTGAGGGAACCAGCCACAAAACGACAACTAATAAAGCTGGCCAGTATAAATTTGGCATTGGTGTTGGTGAGTATAACTTAAAAGTCCAGGCAAGAGGCTTTAAAGAACAGACCAAGGAAGCGAAAGTCGAAGATGTGGGAAGCAGGGTTGAGCTGCACTTTACCCTTGAAGCAATTGATGGATCAGAATTGAAGGGTGCCATTACATCCAAGAAAAGCAAGAAACCGATAGCTGATGCACAATTGATTTTGATTCCGAAAGATGAGCCGGACTTTAAGACCGAAAGCTCCGCCAAGGATGATGGAACCTATCTATTTAAAGATTTATTGCCTGGTGACTATACTCTGCAGGTAACTGTCGATGGTTACCTCAAGGAAAGTTTCGAGTTCACTATAGGCTCAGATGATTTGGAATTTAACCTGGAATTGAATCCATTTGAAGCAGCCGTGCTTGGAGATGTAAACGGAGCACTGTCAAAGCTGCTGAATGAACAAAAATTGTATGCAGAAGAAAAAGGCTGGGACATCCTCGGAAATGTCGAGAAATATGAGATCATCCTGGTCAATACGAGCAAAGGTACTAGAGAACAGTTCCAACAGCTGATAGAAGAAAGCGATGAACATAAAACCAGCTTGGTGTTCACAGGAACATGGGGTGTCGATGAAGGTTCCATTCCAGTGCTCAACGAGTTAGTGGGAAGTCCTGAAATCGATCAGCAAGGGTATAATGAAGGCGCTGTTTATATCGATGGAGTGGATGGACACCCAATTTTTGATGGCATTAGTTTTGATGAGGACGGTCTGGTCAAAATCCATACCGCAAAAAGTCCATACTCAACTTTCAAAAATTACTCAGGTGTACCACTCTCGAGCTTATATATCGATAGTGAAAGAAAAGGTAATTCGATTGAGTTTGAATTCAGAAGCAAGGAGCATATGCATTTGCTGATGTCTTCATTTGCGGTCACCAATATGATCGGACCTGATTATGGATGGACGAAGAATGGGCGAAAATTATTCGTAAATGCATTGCGCTGGTCGAAGGATGCAGAGCAGGAAATCCCTGAAGAACCATTATGGGATCAAGAAGAAATGATGGTGAAAGGAGAACCTGCCTTGGTAAAGGGTACAGCAACCAATGGCACCTCTGTGAATATCTACGAAAAGCGCGGAAACGAAATCTTCCTGATTGATTCTGTTAAAACTGGACGTGACGGAATCTTCCAGGCAGAACTGAATTTGGATAATGGTATCCATACTTTGATTGCAGAAACTGAAAACTACGCAGGTAAAACGAAGGCAATAAAGGCAATGAAATTGATTGTGACCGGGAAACCTGAGAAAAAAGACAAAGCAAGCTGA
- a CDS encoding GNAT family N-acetyltransferase — MQYKLTEQMEKALEIAEKERKGSLSPCILPGHLLLGCLNDGSFPVWEAKQKSLIDPSFVRESLIPHEETMSYEFCQPFNLPVCLSTKLVLKQAVNYMKNYNQIFLNEGHVLKALIKTGQTKGLLTRDQENALLNIATISRDMILSLKRYNSTGGEYKYIRMLSNQDGEKLIRFIQEEFGSRWTDSIQQSIVQQKSSICVALDQDGEEIVGFAAFDIQKPGFFGPMGVVKNRRSKGIGESLLHFCLKEMSKMGYKEIIIDQAGPIEFYEKTCNAKVIPSIDLDCY; from the coding sequence ATGCAGTACAAACTTACTGAACAAATGGAAAAGGCATTGGAAATCGCGGAAAAAGAGCGCAAAGGTTCTTTAAGTCCCTGCATTTTGCCCGGTCATCTATTGCTCGGCTGCCTGAACGACGGTTCGTTCCCAGTCTGGGAGGCAAAGCAAAAAAGCTTAATTGACCCTTCGTTCGTGAGGGAATCTTTAATTCCTCATGAAGAGACGATGTCGTATGAGTTTTGCCAACCATTTAATCTGCCAGTCTGTCTATCAACAAAACTGGTACTCAAGCAAGCGGTCAACTATATGAAAAACTACAATCAAATTTTTCTCAATGAGGGACATGTCCTGAAAGCACTGATCAAGACAGGGCAAACAAAAGGATTATTAACCAGGGATCAGGAAAATGCCCTTTTGAATATAGCAACTATTTCAAGGGACATGATACTATCTTTAAAAAGATATAACTCAACCGGAGGAGAATACAAATATATCAGGATGTTAAGTAATCAGGACGGGGAAAAACTGATTCGTTTCATCCAAGAAGAATTCGGGTCCCGATGGACGGACTCGATTCAGCAATCCATAGTACAGCAGAAATCATCTATATGTGTTGCCCTGGATCAGGATGGGGAAGAGATTGTAGGGTTTGCAGCCTTTGACATTCAAAAACCAGGCTTTTTTGGACCGATGGGCGTTGTAAAGAACAGAAGATCGAAGGGCATTGGAGAGTCATTATTGCATTTTTGCCTGAAAGAAATGAGCAAGATGGGCTACAAGGAAATCATCATTGATCAAGCCGGACCGATTGAATTTTATGAAAAAACCTGTAACGCTAAAGTGATTCCTTCAATCGACTTAGACTGCTATTGA
- a CDS encoding multidrug resistance efflux transporter family protein, whose product MGPIMLGVLAAFFFAFTFVLNQSMELSGGSWIWSASLRYIFMVPFLLAIVAARKNLKSLIQHMKQNLFPWFLWSFIGFVLFYAPLTYAAAYSPGWLIAGTWQITIISGAFLSPLFYEIKQTNDGLVAVRGKIPFKGLGMSVVIILGIMLMQIEHARQIPLQMVLLGVIPVLIASFAYPLGNRKMMEVINGSLDAYQRVLGMTLASLPFWLVLAVFGYVTEGAPSMSQSLQSLLVAIASGVIATVLFFRATDLVRGNMAQLAAVEATQSMEVLFALAGEYLILSMPLPSPLSWAGSGLVMLGMALHSYSTLSRKEEKLKISA is encoded by the coding sequence ATGGGTCCAATTATGTTAGGTGTTTTAGCTGCCTTCTTTTTTGCTTTTACCTTCGTCCTTAATCAGTCAATGGAATTATCAGGTGGAAGCTGGATATGGAGTGCTTCATTAAGATACATATTCATGGTCCCGTTCCTATTGGCAATAGTAGCTGCAAGGAAGAATTTAAAGTCATTAATCCAGCATATGAAACAAAATCTATTCCCGTGGTTTTTATGGAGTTTTATTGGATTTGTCCTTTTTTATGCACCACTGACATATGCGGCTGCCTATTCTCCAGGATGGCTGATCGCAGGTACATGGCAAATCACGATTATATCAGGCGCTTTTCTCAGTCCCTTGTTTTATGAAATAAAACAGACAAACGATGGTTTAGTAGCTGTCAGAGGAAAAATCCCTTTTAAGGGACTGGGGATGTCCGTTGTCATCATATTGGGCATCATGTTGATGCAAATCGAACATGCACGGCAGATTCCTCTCCAAATGGTATTGCTTGGAGTGATTCCAGTCTTGATTGCATCTTTTGCTTATCCACTTGGCAATCGAAAAATGATGGAAGTTATTAATGGAAGTCTCGACGCCTATCAGCGAGTGCTTGGAATGACTTTGGCCAGTCTGCCATTCTGGCTCGTTCTTGCTGTTTTTGGTTATGTTACAGAGGGAGCTCCATCCATGAGCCAAAGCCTGCAATCCCTTCTTGTTGCCATTGCCTCAGGAGTAATCGCAACCGTATTGTTTTTCAGGGCAACAGATTTAGTTAGGGGGAATATGGCCCAACTTGCTGCTGTCGAAGCAACCCAGTCAATGGAGGTTCTCTTTGCGTTAGCTGGTGAATATTTAATCCTTTCGATGCCGCTGCCTTCTCCTTTATCCTGGGCAGGTAGTGGACTTGTCATGCTTGGAATGGCATTGCACAGCTACTCTACGCTTAGCAGAAAAGAAGAAAAGCTGAAAATAAGTGCTTAA